The Streptomyces cathayae DNA segment AGCGGCCCCGCCTCCGTCAGCGCGACGGAGTGCTCCCAGTGCGAGGACCAGGTGCCGTCCGTCGTGATGACGGTCCAGTCGTCCTCCAGCACCTGGGTCTTCGCGGTGCCCAGCGAGACCATCGGCTCGATGGCGAGGCAGAAGCCCGGGACCAGCTTGGGCCCCTTGCCCCGTCGGCGGTCGACGTAGTTCAGCAGATGCGGGTCCATGTGCATCTCGGTGCCGATGCCGTGGCCGCCGTAGTCCTCGATGATCCCGTAGCGCCCGCCGCCGGGCTTCGGCTGCCGGCGGATGTAGGTCTCGATGGCGCGGGAGACGTCGACCAGCCGGTTGCCCTGCTTCATGGCCGCGACGCCGGCCCACATCGACTCCTCGGTCACCCGGGACAGCTCGACCAGCTCCGGCGCGTGCCCCGACCCGACGAAGGCGGTGTAGGCAGCGTCGCCGTGCCAGCCGTCGATGACGGCGCCGCAGTCGATGGAGATGACGTCCCCGTCCTTGAGGACGACCTCGTCGGAGGGGATGCCGTGGACGACGACCTCGTTGACGGAGGTGCAGATCGTCGCGGGGAAGCCGCCGTAGCCGAGGAAGTTCGGCTTGGCGTTGTGCTCGGCGAGCACCTTGCGGGCGACCTGGTCCAGATCCCTCGTCGTGGCCCCGGGCACGGCCGCCTCACGCGTGGCCGCGTGGATGGCGGCGACCACCAGCCCCGCCTCACGCATCTTGGCGATCTGC contains these protein-coding regions:
- the map gene encoding type I methionyl aminopeptidase, which gives rise to MVQIKTPEQIAKMREAGLVVAAIHAATREAAVPGATTRDLDQVARKVLAEHNAKPNFLGYGGFPATICTSVNEVVVHGIPSDEVVLKDGDVISIDCGAVIDGWHGDAAYTAFVGSGHAPELVELSRVTEESMWAGVAAMKQGNRLVDVSRAIETYIRRQPKPGGGRYGIIEDYGGHGIGTEMHMDPHLLNYVDRRRGKGPKLVPGFCLAIEPMVSLGTAKTQVLEDDWTVITTDGTWSSHWEHSVALTEAGPLVLTAPDGGRAKLAEYGITAAPDPLA